From the genome of Pelomonas sp. SE-A7, one region includes:
- the pyrF gene encoding orotidine-5'-phosphate decarboxylase, whose amino-acid sequence MNFVQQIHAAAALNNSLLCVGLDPEPSRFPGAWKGDAGRIYDFCSAIVDATKDLVIAFKPQIAYFAAQRAEDQLERLMAHMKRVAPSVPVILDAKRGDIGSTAEQYAREAFERYQADAVTLSPFMGFDSIEPYLRYPDKGAILLCRTSNTGGNDWQMQHLADVLGQPRLYEHLARLAQTEWNRNGQLGLVVGATFPGEIERVRELAPTLPLLIPGVGAQGGDAAATVRAGWRSDGPIIVNSSRAVLYASSGEDFAAAARHVAMQTRDALNAAR is encoded by the coding sequence ATGAATTTTGTCCAGCAAATCCACGCCGCCGCCGCCCTCAACAATTCGCTGCTGTGCGTGGGCCTGGACCCGGAGCCGTCCAGGTTCCCGGGCGCCTGGAAGGGCGATGCCGGCCGCATCTACGACTTCTGCAGCGCCATCGTCGACGCGACCAAGGACCTGGTGATCGCCTTCAAGCCGCAGATCGCCTACTTCGCCGCCCAGCGCGCCGAGGATCAGCTGGAACGCCTGATGGCCCACATGAAGCGGGTCGCGCCCTCGGTGCCCGTCATCCTGGACGCCAAGCGTGGTGACATCGGCTCGACCGCCGAGCAATATGCCCGCGAGGCCTTCGAGCGCTACCAGGCCGATGCGGTCACCCTGTCGCCCTTCATGGGCTTCGACTCGATCGAGCCGTATCTGCGCTACCCGGACAAGGGCGCCATCCTGCTGTGCCGCACCTCCAACACCGGCGGCAACGACTGGCAGATGCAGCACCTGGCCGATGTGCTGGGCCAGCCGCGGCTGTACGAGCACCTGGCCCGCCTGGCCCAGACCGAGTGGAACCGCAACGGCCAGCTCGGCCTGGTGGTCGGCGCCACCTTCCCGGGCGAGATCGAGCGGGTGCGCGAGCTGGCGCCGACGCTGCCGCTGCTGATCCCGGGCGTGGGCGCCCAGGGCGGCGACGCCGCCGCCACGGTCAGGGCCGGCTGGCGCAGCGACGGCCCCATCATCGTCAACAGCTCGCGGGCCGTGCTCTATGCCAGCAGCGGTGAGGACTTTGCGGCTGCCGCTCGCCATGTGGCGATGCAAACGCGCGACGCGTTGAACGCTGCCCGCTGA
- a CDS encoding GNAT family N-acetyltransferase, with protein MWVLTTERLRLRRFEAERDEDAAFILELLNEPSFLQNIGDRQVRTLDDARGFIENRMAKAYRELGYGFWAVERSADGALLGMCGLVKRDSLPEPDIGYAFVPRAWGQGYALEAARACLAHARDKLGMGTVLGITSPDNRASARVLEGIGLHYVETRVLDGEERQTAVFRWDVSPETTSNDKESLDDCHTTS; from the coding sequence ATGTGGGTGTTGACTACCGAGCGACTGCGGCTGCGCCGCTTCGAGGCCGAGCGCGACGAGGATGCGGCCTTCATCCTGGAGCTGCTGAACGAGCCCTCGTTCCTGCAGAACATAGGTGACCGCCAGGTGCGCACGCTGGACGACGCCCGCGGCTTCATAGAGAACCGCATGGCCAAGGCCTACCGCGAGCTGGGCTACGGCTTCTGGGCCGTGGAGCGCAGCGCCGACGGCGCCTTGCTGGGCATGTGCGGCCTGGTCAAGCGCGACTCGCTGCCCGAACCCGACATCGGCTATGCCTTCGTGCCGCGGGCCTGGGGCCAGGGCTATGCGCTGGAGGCGGCCCGGGCCTGCCTGGCCCATGCCCGCGACAAGCTGGGCATGGGCACCGTGCTGGGCATCACCTCGCCCGACAATCGCGCCTCGGCCCGGGTGCTCGAGGGCATAGGCCTGCACTATGTGGAGACCCGGGTGCTGGACGGCGAGGAGCGCCAGACCGCCGTGTTCCGCTGGGATGTTTCGCCCGAGACAACAAGCAACGACAAGGAGAGCCTTGATGACTGCCATACGACGTCGTGA
- a CDS encoding DUF418 domain-containing protein, translating to MTTSSHPTRAEERIQTLDIVRGFALLGIFIMNMPGFSTSFYAEANGSRLWSDPLNHYAELVRDMLFSGKFNSMFSLLFGLGFTLQLGRMMADDPQHATGLYVRRLLVLAAFALLHVMVFWNGDVLHIYVVLGFCLLGLRHLSNRAIVGLIIATLVYPPVSGLIRLAVMPPEVVAQLVADAQAWEKSNNLAYGHGSFAVAAGEHTREFVHTYGTRWQLWGTFGFYVQMTTTMLIGFLIGRNGWVRRIPELMPKIRTLQWWALGLGLACSLGFGIIGEFTRTPGPSPLKILRGLCYIFSRLGLMSFYVLSIVRLAQLPAWQRRFAPMAAAGRMPLTNYLLQTLMATSLFYGWGLGLWGQVGPAAELLLAPVLFFCVQVPLSMAWLRRHDYGPLEYVWRLLTYGRRPGSAVAVERA from the coding sequence ATGACGACGAGCAGCCATCCCACCCGGGCCGAGGAGCGCATCCAGACGCTGGACATCGTGCGCGGATTCGCGCTGCTGGGCATCTTCATCATGAACATGCCTGGCTTCTCGACGTCTTTCTACGCCGAGGCCAACGGCTCCCGGCTCTGGAGCGACCCGCTGAACCACTATGCGGAGCTGGTCCGCGACATGCTGTTCTCGGGCAAGTTCAACAGCATGTTCAGCCTGCTGTTCGGCCTCGGCTTCACGCTGCAGCTGGGCCGCATGATGGCCGACGATCCGCAGCACGCCACCGGGCTCTACGTGCGGCGCCTGCTGGTGCTGGCAGCCTTCGCGCTGCTGCATGTGATGGTGTTCTGGAACGGCGACGTGCTGCACATCTATGTGGTGCTGGGCTTCTGCCTGCTGGGCCTGCGCCATCTGTCGAACCGGGCCATCGTCGGCCTGATCATCGCCACCCTGGTGTACCCGCCGGTGTCCGGCCTGATCCGCCTGGCGGTCATGCCGCCCGAGGTCGTGGCCCAGCTGGTGGCCGACGCCCAGGCCTGGGAGAAGAGCAACAACCTCGCCTATGGCCACGGCAGCTTCGCCGTCGCGGCGGGCGAGCACACGCGCGAGTTCGTCCACACCTACGGCACGCGCTGGCAGCTGTGGGGCACGTTCGGCTTCTATGTGCAGATGACCACCACGATGCTGATCGGCTTCCTGATCGGCCGCAACGGCTGGGTGCGTCGCATCCCCGAGCTGATGCCGAAGATCAGGACGCTGCAGTGGTGGGCGCTGGGCCTTGGCCTGGCCTGCTCGCTGGGCTTCGGCATCATCGGCGAGTTCACGCGCACGCCGGGCCCCTCGCCGCTGAAGATCCTGCGCGGCCTCTGCTACATCTTTTCCCGCCTCGGCCTGATGAGCTTCTATGTGCTGAGCATCGTGCGCCTGGCCCAGCTGCCGGCCTGGCAGCGCCGCTTTGCGCCCATGGCCGCGGCCGGCCGCATGCCGCTCACCAACTACCTGTTGCAGACGCTGATGGCCACCAGTCTGTTCTACGGCTGGGGCCTGGGCCTCTGGGGCCAGGTCGGCCCGGCGGCCGAGCTGCTGCTGGCGCCGGTCCTGTTCTTCTGCGTGCAGGTGCCGCTGTCCATGGCCTGGCTGCGCCGCCATGACTACGGCCCGCTCGAGTACGTCTGGCGCTTGCTGACCTACGGCCGCAGGCCGGGCTCTGCCGTGGCGGTCGAGCGGGCCTAG
- the purB gene encoding adenylosuccinate lyase, with the protein MTLSALTALSPLDGRYASRFAALRPLLSEFGLMHRRVQVEVEWFIALSDAGFDEFKPLSEAARGLLRGLVTRFSELDAQAIKDIEKTTNHDVKAVEYWLKSRFESNAELKAAGEFVHFACTSEDINNTSHGLMLKAARQDVVLPTVDRIIAKLTEMAHALAATPMLSRTHGQTASPTTVGKEIANVVARLRNARERIAAVQLLAKMNGAVGNFNAHLSAWPEFDWEAFSKSVIENQLGLSFNPYTIQIEPHDYMAELFDAITRTNTILIDWSRDVWGYVSLGYFKQRTKAGEIGSSTMPHKVNPIDFENAEGNFGLANAVLSHLSQKLPVSRWQRDLTDSTVLRNMGVAIGYAVLGYDSLLKGLDKLEVNEAALADDLDAAWEVLAEPIQTVMRRYALPNPYERLKELTRGKAITREAIQQFINGLELPEAEKARLLAMTPGSYTGKAAELAQRI; encoded by the coding sequence ATGACGCTCTCTGCCCTGACCGCCCTCTCGCCGCTGGACGGCCGCTATGCCTCGCGTTTTGCCGCCCTGCGCCCGCTGCTCTCGGAGTTCGGCCTGATGCACCGCCGGGTGCAGGTCGAGGTCGAGTGGTTCATCGCCCTGTCGGATGCCGGCTTCGATGAATTCAAGCCGCTGTCCGAGGCCGCCCGCGGCCTGCTGCGGGGCCTCGTGACCCGCTTCTCGGAGCTGGATGCCCAGGCGATCAAGGACATCGAGAAGACCACCAACCACGACGTCAAGGCGGTCGAGTACTGGCTGAAGTCGCGCTTCGAATCGAATGCCGAGCTGAAGGCGGCCGGCGAGTTCGTGCACTTCGCCTGCACCAGCGAGGACATCAACAACACCAGCCATGGCCTGATGCTCAAGGCCGCCCGCCAGGACGTGGTCCTGCCCACGGTGGACCGCATCATTGCCAAGCTGACCGAGATGGCCCATGCCCTGGCCGCGACGCCGATGCTGAGCCGCACGCATGGCCAGACCGCCAGCCCCACGACGGTGGGCAAGGAAATCGCCAACGTGGTCGCGCGTCTGCGCAATGCCCGCGAGCGGATCGCCGCGGTCCAGCTGCTGGCCAAGATGAACGGCGCGGTCGGCAATTTCAATGCCCATCTGAGCGCCTGGCCCGAGTTCGACTGGGAGGCCTTCTCCAAGTCGGTGATCGAGAACCAGCTGGGCTTGAGCTTCAACCCCTACACCATCCAGATCGAGCCGCATGACTACATGGCCGAGCTGTTTGATGCGATCACCCGCACCAACACCATCCTGATCGACTGGTCGCGCGACGTCTGGGGCTATGTGTCGCTGGGCTACTTCAAGCAGCGCACCAAGGCCGGCGAGATCGGCAGCTCGACCATGCCGCACAAGGTCAACCCGATCGACTTCGAGAACGCCGAGGGCAACTTCGGCCTGGCCAATGCGGTGCTGAGCCACCTGAGCCAGAAGCTGCCCGTCAGCCGCTGGCAGCGTGACCTGACCGACTCCACCGTGCTGCGCAATATGGGCGTGGCCATCGGCTATGCGGTGCTGGGCTACGACTCGCTGCTCAAGGGCCTGGACAAGCTGGAGGTCAACGAGGCCGCCCTGGCCGACGACCTCGATGCGGCCTGGGAGGTGCTGGCCGAGCCGATCCAGACCGTGATGCGCCGCTATGCCTTACCCAACCCCTACGAGCGCCTGAAGGAACTGACCCGCGGCAAGGCCATCACCCGCGAGGCGATCCAGCAGTTCATCAACGGACTGGAACTGCCCGAGGCCGAGAAGGCCAGGTTGCTGGCGATGACGCCGGGCAGCTACACCGGCAAGGCCGCCGAGCTGGCCCAGCGGATCTGA
- a CDS encoding transporter substrate-binding domain-containing protein → MCRFMVLLAWFATVPMAALGQEQVYTIGVEDYENFLPYSQYRNGAYSGLGREILDAFAKSRGYRFDYKVYPLKRRDTEFVRGTVDLAFPDNPNWVTVLKKGLKIAYAPMLEFTDGVLVLPRNKGQGVDRIRTLGIPLGFTPYPYQQLISSGAMRLEESNQYDRLYDKLIRGRVDGAYMNTRIALHYWTHVEKYAEAPVVFDPDLPHASGHWYLSSHKHPKLIDEFNAFMKSHKALVDELRARYQFQ, encoded by the coding sequence ATGTGCCGCTTCATGGTCTTGCTCGCCTGGTTCGCCACCGTGCCCATGGCTGCCCTGGGGCAGGAGCAGGTCTACACCATCGGTGTCGAGGACTACGAGAACTTCCTGCCCTACTCGCAGTACCGCAACGGCGCCTATTCGGGCCTGGGCCGCGAGATCCTCGATGCCTTCGCCAAGTCGCGCGGCTATCGCTTTGACTACAAGGTCTACCCGCTCAAGCGGCGCGACACCGAGTTCGTGCGGGGCACGGTGGACCTGGCCTTTCCAGACAACCCGAACTGGGTCACCGTGCTGAAGAAGGGCCTCAAGATCGCCTATGCGCCGATGCTGGAGTTCACCGACGGCGTGCTGGTCCTGCCCCGCAACAAGGGCCAGGGCGTCGACCGCATCCGCACGCTGGGTATTCCGCTGGGCTTCACGCCCTATCCCTACCAGCAGCTGATCTCTTCGGGAGCGATGCGCCTGGAGGAGTCGAACCAGTACGACCGGCTCTACGACAAGCTGATACGCGGTCGCGTCGACGGCGCGTACATGAACACCCGTATCGCCCTGCACTACTGGACCCATGTCGAGAAGTACGCCGAGGCGCCGGTGGTGTTCGACCCCGACCTGCCGCATGCCTCGGGCCACTGGTACCTGTCCTCGCACAAGCACCCCAAGCTGATCGACGAATTCAATGCCTTCATGAAGTCGCACAAGGCCTTGGTCGATGAGCTGCGCGCCCGCTACCAGTTCCAGTGA